From Oreochromis aureus strain Israel breed Guangdong linkage group 4, ZZ_aureus, whole genome shotgun sequence, a single genomic window includes:
- the LOC116330647 gene encoding mast cell tryptase-like — protein sequence MELFSCGVLLLALTLTGSNAQLDVCGQAPLNTRIVGGQDAPAGAWPWQVSLQTSGSHFCGGSLINNEWILTAAHCFGSITSPSKLTVYLGYETLQGTNTNGVSRSVSQIITHPNYNSNTENNDIALLQLSSTVEFTNYIRPVCLAEAGSDFPAGTTTWVTGWGNIRDGVSLSFPGTLQEVSVPVVSNTNCNNAYGIITSNMICAGVTQGGKDSCQGDSGGPLVAKNSSVWVQAGVVSFGKGCAQPNFPGVYTRVSQYQSWISSHITTNQPGYINFGTSSSSGGTSSSSATTTAHFLLFSVPLLLSVLPILFSLFVLS from the exons ATGGAGCTGTTTTCATGTGGAGTCCTGCTGTTGGCCTTAACGCTTACAG GAAGCAACGCACAGCTCGATG TTTGTGGACAAGCTCCACTTAACACCAGGATCGTAGGAGGCCAGGATGCTCCTGCGGGAGCGTGGCCCTGGCAGGTCAGTCTGCAAACGTCCGGTTCGCACTTCTGTGGAGGCTCCCTGATCAACAATGAATGGATCCTGACTGCTGCCCACTGTTTCGGCAG CATCACCAGCCCATCAAAATTGACCGTTTACCTTGGATACGAGACGCTGCAAGGCACTAATACTAATGGGGTCTCCCGGTCAGTGTCACAGATAATCACACATCCTAACTATAACTCCAACACTGAAAACAACGACATCGCGCTGCTGCAGCTGTCCTCAACTGTTGAGTTCACCAACTACATCAGACCTGTGTGTCTGGCGGAGGCGGGCAGCGACTTCCCTGCTGGGACGACCACCTGGGTCACCGGCTGGGGCAACATCCGAGACGGCG tttccCTTTCTTTCCCTGGGACTCTACAGGAGGTGAGCGTCCCTGTCGTGTCCAACACCAACTGTAACAATGCCTACGGTATAATCACAAGCAACATGATCTGTGCCGGCGTGACTCAGGGAGGAAAGGACTCCTGTCAG GGCGACTCTGGAGGCCCACTGGTGGCTAAAAACAGCTCCGTTTGGGTCCAGGCTGGAGTAGTGAGCTTTGGGAAAGGCTGCGCTCAGCCCAATTTCCCAGGAGTCTACACTCGGGTATCACAGTACCAGTCCTGGATCAGCAGCCACATCACCACCAACCAGCCAGGTTACATCAACTTTggaacctcctcctcctctggagGCACTTCATCTAGTTCAGCCACAACAACGGCTCACTTCCTCTTGTTCTcagttcctctgctgctctccGTCCTCCCcatcctcttctctctctttgtcctTTCATAG
- the jmjd8 gene encoding jmjC domain-containing protein 8, giving the protein MEIKAVRLAFIFLTAAVTAQLQQQEDEEDGGGWFSASDVRSQDEGRCNIDVLDGSSLSYQQFMERYAYSRPVILRGLTDNTKFRLLCSKSGLLREYGAHRVRLSTANTYSYRKVDVPFQEYVDEFLRPQSADALGSDTLYFFGDNNFTEWQSLFEHYESPPYVLPLTSGAYSFGIAGPGTGVPFHWHGPGYSEVIYGRKRWFLYPPDQEPHFHPNRTTLSWVTETYPYLPEDEAPLECTIRPGEVLYFPDRWWHATLNLDTSVFISTFLG; this is encoded by the exons ATGGAGATCAAAGCTGTGCGGCTCGCTTTTATCTTCCTCACCGCCGCAGTGACTgcgcagctgcagcagcaggaggatgaggaggatggAGGAGGATG GTTCTCGGCCTCAGACGTCAGGTCTCAGGATGAAGGTCGGTGTAACATCGACGTGCTGGACGGCTCCTCGCTCTCGTACCAGCAGTTCATGGAGAG GTACGCGTACAGCAGGCCGGTCATCCTCAGAGGCCTCACCGACAACACC AAATTCAGGCTTCTGTGCTCCAAGTCGGGCTTACTGAGAGAGTACGGCGCCCACAGAGTGAGGCTCAGCACGGCCAACACCTACTCCTACAGGAAAG TGGACGTTCCCTTCCAGGAGTACGTGGACGAGTTTCTGAGGCCTCAGTCTGCGGACGCCCTCGGCAGCG ACACGCTGTATTTTTTCGGGGACAATAACTTCACCGAGTGGCAGAGTCTCTTCGAGCACTACGAGTCTCCGCCGTACGTCCTGCCGCTCACCAGCGGAGCGTACAGCTTCGGCATCGCAG GTCCTGGAACAGGAGTCCCCTTCCACTGGCACGGCCCGGGATACTCCGAGGTCATCTATGGAAGGAAG CGGTGGTTCCTCTACCCGCCCGATCAGGAGCCTCACTTCCACCCGAACCGCACCACCCTGTCCTGGGTCACAGAAACGTACCCCTACCTGCCGGAGGACGAGGCCCCGCTGGAGTGCACCATCCGACCCGGAGAG GTGCTGTATTTCCCCGACCGCTGGTGGCACGCCACTCTAAACCTGGACACCAGCGTCTTCATCTCCACCTTCCTGGGCTGA